TAATCATTTTCACCTGTTGACGACACCTATGAGCCCCAGTTTAACAGGAATGACTCGTCCCATGAGCACATCCATAGCATCTGTGCCAGCATCCATTAAGTCCAGCTTAGTCACTACAGCCAATGTCCTTCGGCCTAACAAAACCAAAACAGGTAATTTAAAGTTAACAGGCCCTACTACTAATGATGTATGACATTCTAAACAAACTCACTAAAAGATTAATTTGTCAAAACAGAATAATAAagatgaaatatatataaagaaaaggagaaaatcTGACCATCAGGGTCAACTTCTCGAGCTACTTTGAGGGCCTCAGATGTGGCCATGTCTGTGTTGGCAGCTGTGACTGCCAGGATAATGCAGTTAGGGTTGCTGATGTACTTCAGGATCAACTCACGGATCTGGATCTCAATGTCTTTGGGCTGGTCACCCACAGGGACCTGCATATACACacagataatttttttttttaattaacacttTTTCAGCGCAAATTTCAGAAGGCTTAGAGGAGACGACTGAAGATCTTCTGCTTAACGGATAAATTACCTTTGTGATACCAGGCAGATCCACTAATGTGAGGTTAACCACGTGAGGAGAGAAGATCTTTAGGTGAATTGGTTCATCACTAATGCCCTAGGAGTCAGATCAAAATATCAGTTAGCTGCTAAATATCATACAGGTGTATGTATTCATGTATATTTTACTGATTCTTTAAAGAACGTCTTTACCTTGTTGTTGCCAGAAATTCTTTCTGTTTCAGCTTCAATTTCATGTCTAATTTCATCAAAATCTGTGTAGatcttaaaacaaataataataatgttaattcACAGTCAGGAAAGTAGTGTCTTATTACATTACATCTAACATCTTACATCTAATTATATCTAATATGTATAATTATATCTAATTGTATCTTAGTACAATTGGGCTGCAATTAAAAGTCATCctgaaaaaaacattaactGTGAAAATCTCATAAAGAAATTTGTATAGATTTAAAACTATGTGGTTTAACAGAAAAAATTCAACGTATCTAGGACAGACTTGTACCATAGGTGGCAAAAATACATCAACTTTGCAGAGTTTCAGCTGTAAACTTTTCAGGAGAATGTTATCAAGAGTCATCCTTGAGCCACACTGTTAATAAAAAATGATAACTCATCGCTATCACTGCTTTGTGGAACCATTATGACTTTCTCCTTGTCTTCTTTTGTTCAATATAAAAAATGATGTGGAAAAAAAGGTTCCCTTGAATTCCCCAGATAGTCATAGGACTAAAAACCTCTTgctcttgtttaaaaaaaaattgtgcttGCTGTCTGGCtccaaatatacatttaaaacaatgttgCAGTTAAAACAAAGTAGCAGCAATGTTGTGAATAACTGAATTGcaacaaaaaacatataaatcaGTCTACATttaaatgctaaataaataaataaataaataaatatgctctgcatattaatgaaaaacatCTAAATGATTCACATAAAATATGATGTTGGAaaactgttttgtgttgtttgtttttatagtttttatattttaaattgtaagaCTAAGACACAACACTATACTAaaaaaatagttaaataatCTTCTTATCAAACTCACGATTTTGTTTCTTTATGATTTTGTTCATCATTATCACATTTTTActgacaaaatatattttatgcaaattttggaatttctattaaatatttacaatgttcATCCTGTTAGTCTTATTGGATATTTcaaatatgtataaaaatatgtGGCTGGAAAACCCAACTACTAACACATGATATACCGTCACGTCCTCCTGACAGACTGAACTAAAATGCAAAACAATGTTGTTCAGAATGTATTTCTTATTGCTCTTCACAGCTGAAAACTGCCGCACTGATCAGGGCAAAACCCATCCAGCGAGTTTCACACATGCTGATAGCATAGAATTAACCAGTTTCTACATTACATTCTAATTTCATTTTTCAACATTAAAAGCAAAAACATTCCATCAAGTAATAAGTATATTGTCCTTTCTTAGGCAAAGCAGCAGTAAAATACATTCTTGTCACATCCACATACCCTGTTTTTGGTGTGTAAAAATTTGCCCCATTCTTCACCATCCACACCTGAAAGAgtacaacaaataaacacaaatttactTCTAGCGTTTTTCATCTAAGGATTTGCAGAGCAGTGGTTCCCAATCCCAGAGTGTAGGACATGCTTCTTTTTCACTGCCATAATTCACCTCATCTGCTAAACGTGAAGCTTCTACTTCACTGTATCAGGTAGTATATAGAAGAGAACACAAAAAGGGCCTGGGATTGTGAATCAGGGCTCTAGGGAGaatctgtttgtttattcagCTGTGTTCTAACAGCCTGAAAAGCATCTCTGGAAATAAAAACCCTCAAAGCATAAAAAAAGCACATGTTCAGCAAAAGATGTCAAACAGAAACAAACCCAAgcacagtgcattatgggtatatCAAGCAATCTAACATGAGCTTAACATTCCcattttataacacacacatttgtgttcTGCTGAATTGGGTTACTTCTAAAGGGAAATGACAGTTAGCCAGCGATTAGCACATTTATTAAGAGACTCTAGGAGGAGATTAAACTTTTTGGGAGCCCTACTGGAATTACTTTGACTTACACTACAGGCCTCATACTTATCAAAGTATGAAGAAAAAGAACAGGTCTAATCTACTTTTCATTTTGAAGTGATTTCACCAAATATTTCACCCATTCATCTCAAATACAGTCAATTAATCAGGAGATTTTTGCTTCTTTGGTTTTGCACTGAATATACAATTTAGATCTAAATCCATTACCCATGGAGTGATACCTTCAGGTTTACAAAtataatttttcaaaaatatcaactctgaatgtgtgtgtaggttaACTGGTTATGTTGAAAAGTTTGAATTAATAGAAAACAACTCTGAATAAATTAAAATCTACATTTTAATTACATAGAATTCCAATTGAAAGTTGGTCGAATTCCCCTTTAGAAAAAATCTGGGACATGACTGTGGGGGAAATTATGCACAACTGAACAGCTGAACTATTACTTCAAAACCACAATTCTTTTGAGATCTCTTTGTTTTTACATAAGCTGGCTGAATGTCCCCTATATTTTTTGGCACTTTAAccaatgcaaataaaaaaataaactgtataATACAGAAAATCAATGAGGGGCGAAAGGAAATGGTTAAATGGAAGCTGCTCAACACAAACAGAAGGGCAAGGAACAAGGAAAAGGAGACCTTTGTAAAGGCGTCCATTTTTCCAGGCATTGGTGTCTGCGGTTAAAGAGAGATGACAGAGGAAACAGGGTTAGGCTGCCTGTATCTCCATACAGCAATGCAGTCTCTAGAGGCTACAGCACAAGTCAGTGGCCCGAATGCCGATGAGGATAATGTTCACAACATCCTGTTTGACTCCCCTGATTTAAACAAAAGGTTAGAAACAGCAAAACTGGCTCCGTTTCTCAAATCTCAGGTAGAATTACGTTTTTGTTTGTACACATGCTATTCAGAAGTCACATATCATTGTTGGAATAAATCAAAAGGAAATTATTGTAATGCTGTGTAAGCACATAAAGGTCTGCAGCGTGAAAGCACAGAGGTGTGCAGTCCCTTTGTTATGACAGGTATCTGCTGGCATGACCTTAACTGCTCTAACCAGAAACAGACAATGGGTGGTGGTGCATTCAGCCCATTCCTaagcacacaacacacacaaacatgagtgACAGATGAGAGATCAGAGTACAGAGGAAGTCTGTGTACCATTCTCATCACTGGTCTTCCTGTGGTCCTCTGGGTCTACATGCACCAGCTGCAGGATGAGCGGCCGGCGAGTGACAATACCTGTCCCACGAGGCAAAAGGTCTCTGCCTACCAGACTTTCCAAAACAGAGCTTTTCCCACTgctctgtaaaaaaataatacttttatttataagCAAAACATGTAACAATTCATGAAACATGTAAAATGCCTTGTTTGATTTTTATTGGAGTGTacaattaaacttttttttaaattttgcaaTGAACCATGTACCAACCTTCTTTTCTATGAGTTATTTTCAGGAACTGTAAATAATTCTGCAATAACGGTTCTTTACTGTCCTCATGTTTATGTTTGGTTTTTTAGTAAATGCATCCTCCTGGCTGAGTATTTCATGTGTACAACTGTTAAAAATCCTAAATGATTCAGCTATTAATCCACCCTGACTGCTTACTAACACTTCACTGTCCTTGTTGTTCTGCAACTGTAGTGCTCTAATCCTTAGTAAGAACGACAAATCCTTTTAACTGAGAAGTGAAAGCTTTATCCAAAACAAGATGCAGTTTAAACCTATTAGAAACAAACTATAATTGTCTTAAGGGCAGGGATAGCCTCTCCTTGAGGTGGCAGCTTGAAAAATATGTAGGAAACTACCAAATAATTAAAGAAGggatggattttttttcccaaatgcGGGTATCCTTCTTAAGGAAAAATTCCTCctgttttaatacatttttcagatttcaaagagttcaatgcaaaaaataaaaaataaaataaactcgCTATGCTAGGCTATCAGAGCTGCCCAATTATGACAAGAAAATCATAATCACAATGATCTGGACCAGTATTAAAATCACAATTAATTAGCAAAACTATACATTGACTTCAGAAATTCATTAAGttatactttattattattattagaaataattttttaacCGTGTCCAATATGGCTGCGAGTGAGTTTGGGGTTTTAGGGAaggtgaatctgcagtgtgaaGGAATAGGGTGCACTGGTTTTATAACCCAATACAAAAAGAGAACAGCATTACAAtacagaataaggtacaataatAATTTTATCTTGAGTTTCATGTTTTCACAatcagtaaataacaaaactgtAAATGAACACACAATCTGATCAACCACTCCACTGTGCATTATGTAGATTATCAAAGAATAATGTGTGTACTATAATAGTGCATAATATGTCTATCAGAAAGCTATATCTATTCAGCTCAGTGACATTAAGTGCCATATTTGGGAGCAGAATGTCATAGTGTCATATGATAGGAAGGGCACTATGATGGGAGTGGGAAcctatttgagattcagccttaGCGCCTAGTAGGTGACTTACGTCTCTCTGTGGCCAAGAGGCTTTTCAATATGAATTGTTTACAAATGCAGTAGTGAATTTGCAATCACAGTAAGAGTATTACATTTCATGGTACTTTTGAGTATAGTTGCTGTTCTGTCAATTTCGTTTGGTCAGAGTGTAGCTTGTAGAACCTTATTCACagcttttattaaacacaacatTCAGTGATTAGCTTTTTCCATTCCACACAGATGATGTTATAAAAGCTTTTCTAACTACAGGATAAGCCTAAACTATGTGGACACTGAActaaataatgtaaaacaaGAAAGTAATGGGAGTAAACTGACAGTCACTGCAAGTTATGTTGACTGGTTAAGGTTTGTACTGTAACATTAGCCTTTTACCATGTAGATGGTATACTTGGCTCTTTGCGTACATTAAGCATTTTATTTACGTTATAAAGTATTACGTTAACTTGTCCCATAAGCAGAAGGGTGTAAACAACGTGTAAATTTAATTATCTGATGCTGTTAGCCTGTTAGCGCTAACGGAATTGAAATGACTCTCGCTGTTTAGTTACCTGTGTTCCCACCACTGCGATCTGCGGCAGTTGGATAATATCCGCGCCCACTGTGTTAAACACATCCTGCAGCTTATTAATTACAGGAATAAGAGCCTCCATCGTTCTGGCAGTcgatgactgtgtgaatgaatggaCTCGCTAGTCAACTTGACTGCCAAAAACGCTACAAAGTCATCCAATGTCCCTCACGGAGCCACCATTAAACAGCCCGGTACGGCTAAAAACTGCGCACACATAATCCCCGCGGAATCATGGGATTGTAGTTTTTCTAATCAGTGCTCATTGGCCAAACCTTCGAAGCATCTCCTGAAAATAAACTACACATCCGGGTTTTACTCCCACTCTGCGTCCAGGCAACCGGAGTGAGACATAAATATTTGGAAGTTGTGgtcatttttttcagtgtataattaaattataataaatgaagAACATCGATTGTGTATGTTCTATACAGAATGTGGTACGtagttaaaaaaatatgaactttcataaatatttgtaaacCCATTACGTTTATGGATTAAATTTCACTTCGTAGCTAACGAGACACCACCTTATCTACCCAGGTGCTGCTCAAATCTCCTTATGTCAATCTTAACGTTAAAAACCAAAAGGATCTCTAAAAAAAATATACCagcaaaaataagaaataaataaataatgctgaAAACTTACTGGATGTTAAGTGATATTAAGCTACcataaagaatttttttttaaatccattctGGATcctgagagagaaaacaacTCACAGTGAATATTGCATTGTGCACCATTTATTCTACCCAAATACATTACATCATACATCTGGGTTTGAATATAGTCATTTAAGTTTCATCCATAGGATTTAAATAACAAAAGTGCTTGATGGGTCAGCTGAAGAACAAACTGAGTGACAACAAAGCCAGGGAGTTAACACAACACTGCAAAAACAACAATCACGGCAAgtgaaattcttttaaatctAACCTATGTATTAAAGGTTTGTCATTTTTAGGTTAAAGTAGAATTACTATAAGAGTAATATATTTCAAGCTACTTATTGCTGAGATATATTTCTTGCAGTGTGGTATGAACAGGTGAACTGGCTTAAAATATTGCACAATAACAAAATTATTCAACATGAAAAATGAGGTAATATGTGATTTGACCTAAGGGAACATAGCTGGGactacacacattcacatcagtATGTGGTATTGAAGTATTCCATGCATATATGATGAATTGTGGACTAGTTTACAGGAGTAAAAGACAACCTCTGTCAAATGCTTAAACCagtgatttgattttttttcagcagtGTTTACATTTCTCACTGAATTAGCATGTAGCAGAAGAACTGACAGAAAGAACCTTTGGTTAGACACCCTCGAGATACTGTATAACTGATCTATTTAACATCCTTCATGTCTTCAGTATTTTCCAGATGTTTGAGTTAATAATTGCTTTAAATCCAACAAACCACACTGTGAATAACCTTTAACATAACAGTAAAGTTTTAGCAGTTGAAACAGGGCAATTAACCCCAGCCAGGGGCAACTTAAGATGTTAATAACAAACCTTATTATTCCTCTCAATGGAATAAAAAACCAAGTATGTACACAAATGTTTACAACGAATCTGAATATACTTCAGAACATTTTGAAAAGGCACTGCtaaaatcaattaattaatggtACAGGAAAAACTTTGTCAAAATCATAGCAATGTTAACTTTGtttcaaaacataaattaacatTATCTAATACACATATTGCCTCCACAAAAAGAAAAGTTAAATTACCTATTTATGTTCATGTGGAAGATCTGAAATGTTGCCATTTAACTGATCCTACGTAAATAGGGATGACAACTTTTTATCTCATATAGTAGTTTACTAAGCTACATAATCATGGCAACAAATGTAGCACATGTAACCTGCTCCAGGCTCGTAATGGTTGGGTTTCTGGTAGTTCTGGGACAGAAttaacgtttaaaaaaaaaaaaaaaaaaattaggaaCAGCCTGATTAAGGGGAACTTCTCTGGTCCTTTTCAATTGACTTTTATTCTTGCAACAATTAGGGCATTGGTCAGAAGAAAATATCACTTTTCAGTAAAGGAATCCTAAATCCTACTATGCAAATACTTAAAATATAAAGCAATTATTACCCATGTTAACAGTAACCTGTTGATGAATTtgcttaatattttataaatgctTTAATTTCTGATTATATGCATAGTATGATTTGTTTTTGCTTCTCTTCCTACTTCTCCTCATGTGTGTACCAATTATAACTGGGTCATTATGGGTTAACAGTCAAAATTTTGCTTTCCTTAGTAAAATTAGTTATTTAGAAATGTGCCTTATGTGACTGACCAGAGCTGCCTAAACCTGAAAAGTGGaagaaaagagaggaaaaaaaaggatgAAGGAACAAAACATTTCAACACTTTCTTAACAATGAGAAGAGACCTGCTTGTTCTGCATAAAGTCATGTCAACTGTCACAAAATGAGCTTAAAACCATTAGTGCTCCTCATCAAAATCTAGTCACTCATTTACAGATCAAGCTTCACTCACCACAGCAAAAggctaataaattattaaacaaacaaacaaaaaaatagctTAAACTATAGCTGAACACAGCACAGCTAAAGAATGGCTGGTGGAAGCTGGTAGCTATGGTCGATTCTGGAGCTCAGGAAGAGGTACAGTCAGTGTAGGTGGTCACCATGTTACCCCTTCTCTGAGTCACAGTCCTGCAGTGTTGTTTAGCTGTTCCTTGAAACCTGCTCTCAGTCCGCTTGGTGTGTCTatcaaatgtaaacattctcTCCATGTCATCAGAAAGGTCCTCAAAGAGCCCTGCACCAAACGCTCCATGATAGTGTCTCTTGTTGCGGCTGTGGGCCTGCTGGTGAGCTCTGAAATGGTCCTCAAAGTGCCGTTTTGGCCGGGCATGCCTGTTCTGACTGTAAATATCAAAGTCCCTGAACATGTCATCAAAGTTAAAATCGAAGGGCTGGTGGAAATATTGTCCTCCACCTTGAAAGCCTTCACTTGAGAAAGCCCCGTGTCCTAATTGATCGTATTGTCTCCTTCTTTTCTCATCCGATAATGTTTCATATGCTGAAAAGAGCAGATGGAAAAATTATGTAGTAAAAATGCATGTTGAGATTCAGCTGCACTGTTTTAGAATCTTTTAGTCAACTGTAATATTCAATAAAATGTGGCCATTTTGTCAATTACAAAAAGGAATTTAatggagaaatttttagaagaGTAGCATGAATGTTTTGTTCTTTGTAAAGCACAATAAATATGTCATCAAATATTATTCAAATCTAAACATCTGTctgatactgttttttttttattattacattatgagGATCTCTAGTTTCtccattaacatttttatatacacagtatattttttgtttaaaaacagtttaGGCAATATTAAAAAATTTCCAACATAAACATATATACATTCAGTTGGGTCCTAAAGAAATGTTACTAATTTAAATTGTTCTGAGAGGATACATTTAACCCACAATGCTGAATTTTCTATTATAATAAGACTGAGGAGAAAATCCGCAGTGTACACTTCTAATCTCTTACACCATTCatgttaaataaacaatattacattatataatatatgtgCAACGCTGGTCACAAAGAATATTACAAGCAAAATTAAACATGCTTAAGTATTTACTTGGCACTTACCTTCTGCTGCTTCCCGGAACTTTGCCTCTGCATCAGGGCTCTTGTTTTTGTCTGGATGATATTTCATGGCGAGCTTATGAAAAGCCTTCTTAATCTGACGTTCAGTAGCATCTTTCGGTATGCCCAAAATGTCATAATAGTCCTTTTTGGCCAATATCAGTTCTGTTATCATCAGGATGCACACTGCAAACATTAACGTCGACTGTGCTGTGGCCATGCTGTTATCAGCACCTGTTTGATAAaagatatttaaatgaaaatacattAAAGATGCTTCTGCAGTGACTCCCGGTTATAAACACTGTAACTTTAAACTACTCCATACATTTTATTAGCACAACACCAACAGCTATTCCTTATCTAAATTCCTTATACACCATTAAGccataatgtaataaaataataaaacacctAATATTGTATAAGCCCCCTGTTACTGAAAAAGCAGATCTGACCCATAAAGGCATGGACTCCACACCACTAAAAGGTGTCCTGTAGTGACGTGGGGCCTGCGTAGATCTGACTTGTTTTACCATCACATCCTACACATGCTTGTTCGGATTGAAATATGAGGCTTTTGGAGGAAAAGTTGATACTTTAAAATTCCTGTCAAGTCCTGACGCTTACACTCCCAATGTTGGTGCATTTTGTGGTGCATAAATGTTAGCATGGACACTCTGAGAAGACTGTGTTCTGACACCTTTCTATCACAGCTAGCATTACAATTTTCAGAAATTTGTGCTACAGCAGCTCTTCCATAAGACAGGACCAGAGATGGTTAACCTTTACACCCCAAACAAATCAGTGAGCCTTGGACACCCATAATGCTGTTGTCAGTTTATAGGATGTCCATCCTTGGAACACTTTTGGTAGGTAATAATCTCACAAGACGAGCAGATACTCTGAAACTGTCTAGCTACCACAATTTGGCCCTTTTCACAGTCGCTCAATTTGTTACCCATTTTTACTGCTTCCAAAACACAAATTTCAAAAAGTGATTCTTCAGTTGCTGCCCAGTAATCCCTTTGGATGCCACTCTAATGAGATACTCAGTGGTCCTTTCATATTTTAGTCTTAAATGTTATAGATGATGGGTGTACAAATACAATAGTTTAAATAAGAGTCTCAAACCTGCGGATTCAGACAACCGGGGTTTATGTCATTATccttaagggaaaaaaaatatcaggGCGCTGCTTTCAAGCTGCACGTGAGAAGTAGAGGGGAGGGTGGAAACAGAAGCGAGGACTACTGTATACTCATAGAGCAAGGTGTACTGAAAGGAGGCGAAAAGGTGTAtacttacatttttgttttgtaaacaaATTCTAAATATGTCATGTTGATGAAGAGAAATGAGTTTTAGAACTTTAAACCTAAACCGGAGGGGAACTTTGAAACTCGGCCCTATGCCACACATCTAATTTGCATAACGCTGTCTAATCGAATCTCATCTgaaaaacattaataacaacCCTCAGAATACCATAACTGTACTGGAACAATACAGGTCATCCCGTTATCTATAACCCGCTAACATGCACGAAAATTAAGTTAGTTTCATGGTTATCACTTTCGCATTCTATTTtcacgttccaccttaaatattacaGCGAACATATTATGGcgttaaggtggaacaggacacTGGTATAAGAAACTGCAAAAGTTGTAGAACATCCAAACAAATTGTTGATAGAATGTAAAAATCCACAACAAACCAGCccaaatgtaaatgttattcGACATTAAACCATTAATATTCCTCACCCTTTTACAGACCGTGAGAGGCACTGAGATAACGGTTCGCTTTCGTTTCCATTCCAACAAGCAGTAACAACACGAATCTCAATCCCATTGGTTTGTTTTGTACCATGTGACCTCCGCGTGACGCAACGTAAAGGGTATGTTTAATTCAAATCTCAAACGGCCTCAGTTGTATATGAAGTGCACCATTAAGATTGTGAAACAACGGCTTATGTACAAGAACGTACAAGGTACCTCTAATGGAAAGCAATTTATCTTCAGCTTTAAGTTATATGATTCGTTATttaacatgtacattttttttggggtgaagaATCATCTaggtagtgcactatatagggtgTAGGGTTTAGGCAGTTATTTGAGCTTCACCCTAGTGATGAGCATTCCGGATCTTTTCAGTGAATCATATAAAATGACTCAGTTCACAAAGGGAGCTATACTGTTTCGTTTGTGAAATTGTTCCTTATTCAGTAGCACTTTTAGATATGTTAAAGCATATTGTTTATTGTGTAATTTTTAGTAGACCTTAACCTACATTCAAATTACTAACGAACAAAGGCCtcgctgtgtttttatttgtttatcacCCAAGCTGTTCCATTAAATGAATTAGATTCAAATTGCCTACGGATCGGCTCTCAGCATTTATTTTACGGACTCGTTCTCAAACGACACATCACTAATGTGTTCATACTTGCAATTTCCGGTGATGCGCAGACATGCGTAGATATAGAATTTTTCACATAAATACAGTAGTATTTTACACGGTGTTCATGTGAAATAacgtatatataataaatataaatgtaccaATCTCATGCGTCTTTCGTGATTTATTTGAGGTTAAAATAAGATAGGTATTTTTTCCTCTCGACTAAAacctatatatattatataacacGTCTACACCAAGTGTGCAACTGTTTGTGGAAGGAGAAATGCACttttgggtttaaaaaaaataataataatgaaaaagtgGTGAATTTAGGGCCCTTGATCTCACTGTAAACTTTCTTATATAATGCACATTAAAGATTCTCGCAGCTgtgttacaaaataaaaaatgtccatctactgaaatga
This region of Hoplias malabaricus isolate fHopMal1 chromosome 17, fHopMal1.hap1, whole genome shotgun sequence genomic DNA includes:
- the dnajb9a gene encoding dnaJ homolog subfamily B member 9a is translated as MATAQSTLMFAVCILMITELILAKKDYYDILGIPKDATERQIKKAFHKLAMKYHPDKNKSPDAEAKFREAAEAYETLSDEKRRRQYDQLGHGAFSSEGFQGGGQYFHQPFDFNFDDMFRDFDIYSQNRHARPKRHFEDHFRAHQQAHSRNKRHYHGAFGAGLFEDLSDDMERMFTFDRHTKRTESRFQGTAKQHCRTVTQRRGNMVTTYTDCTSS